In Cucurbita pepo subsp. pepo cultivar mu-cu-16 unplaced genomic scaffold, ASM280686v2 Cp4.1_scaffold000170, whole genome shotgun sequence, the genomic window TTGGGCGGCGCGGCGGCGGCTCCGACAACTTCCTCGACGTATTCGGCTCAGATTTCCATTTTTCCCCGTTTTCACCTTTCCGACCCTCCCGAACCTGTTTTCAGCCCCGATTAAAGTAATTGAGACCATTTTAGAGCCAtatttcacattgttagttggattaataaataaaatatgaaatattaacgAAAAGTgcgataggaaacaaaccccgaCAACCTTTAGAGCAGCTCTCAAGAAACGGGAGCTTATGTTAACTAACTAGGGAAAACTCTAACTAAAGCAACCAAGTGATTGGACTTTAGTGGATAGACTAGAAATTGTATGAGCTAcaatttatgatgtatgagctatgatgatgtacgagttatgatgatgtatgagatGTATTGTATGATGTtgtatactagtatatgatgatatatgagttatgatgatgtatgagttatggtGCTTGAGTtatgatgcatgatgatgtgcgtaatatatatatttcgatgtatgacgtacttgatatgcttgatgtaTTTcatggcaatatgatgagtatgatgattgcatgacgtATTAaacatgctatatgatgatgagtgtcatattgcattATGTCGATAGACcaacataggacacaaccctaagagcatgaaaataatattaatataaatatccaacgAGCATGTGTTACTTCATGtaaaaaagagatgagactagatggttgtgtcagaagagatgtTAAGATGGGAATtaaagggacctcatgcatgttcatgcatgttgtatgttaTGCATAGAGAACTTTCTCTAGAGGTAAGTGTGGACATgcacagtatgatgatgaaagtgTTCATGGGGAGCATGACACCGAGGGTTCCGCTGACTTTCGGACATCGCTACAGAGtagcttgaccagagaggGGCAAGGGGTGTGTGAGCCCCCTAGAGATTCACACGCGCACGTGtaggtcgtgtgtagggaggtactacacatccatagTAGTCCAAGACTAGAGCCATCTGTAGATGAGATAGAGATAAGTCCCAAGAGCATGATTGCatatgtttgcatttgcattgcctcctatagtggggtcacttactgagtattcttcgaaatactaaGGTTGTGTgccatatcattttttaggtaaaggcaagacgcaCATGTACAAATGACAGTGGCATCGTGAGCAAAGACTGGCAcgcatagggtagactcatatttaaattcctagtcttaggttagaataggttgtttcgcatttcattgttttaaattattttgtattattatttttattttctctaaatttcagtatcgtatttaaacacgtaagaccatgactgtgtttttcAGAGAAGaggatgttttaaatgttttcgacatttatactatagatgatcgtttttttttttaaaattatattgtaGGTAGATATTTAGAGTtcttacaaaagaaaatatggttTCTTTAACCTACTCCCCCAATTTTCTCCACTCCTAAGCTCATTTCACTGAAACACTCCCAACcaacttctttttctctttccccTCTCATATTCCAAAAACTACCGTACAATGGAAAGGTGTGAGTGGCTAGAATCTGCAAATTTTACTTGACAGCTTTTTGAACTTGATTTGAAATAGGTTGTTCAACGATTAGCTCCCCTCCTCTCCCAGGTTTTGTTAGCTCTTCCCTTTCATTCTGTACTTTTCTTCAAGAATTAGACTGAAGTTCTTAATATAGTGGAATATCTCTATGTAGGTCATTACAAACTTCGGACAAGTCAAGCCAATCTCAAAAATAAGATATAACGTTAGTTAAGACCAACCAAGTACGTGACTTTACTATTGGTATGGTTAGAAAATTTGTGTTATGCATGATGACACGTGTCCAATAACCCCACATATGTCATGTGtttaacatatttttgttCGAGGAGGCCTACGAGGCTTGTTTACAGAAACTCAATCAATGGTTAGTTTCAACTAGTACTTAGAACATCAGTTGGTGGAGGTCTTGTTGTTTATACTAACGCTTCCAAAAAGGGATAGCGGTTGTAGATTGATGTAGCATGGTAAGGTCAACATATATTCCGCTAGTTGAAGGACTATGAGTGTAACCATCCCACCCACGATTTGAATTTGACCATAGTGATTTTCGCGTTGAAGAATTTATAGACCTATTTACGTGGGAAGATGATTTAAATGTTGACAAATCATATGAGCCTAAATATGAGACATCACAAACGACTCAAGTGGGTGAAGGATTATGGTGCATAGCTATTATATCACCGAGATAAGATGAATGTAGTTGTGGCGTCCTAGGTAGAAAAATAGCCCTCACATGTGCTTCAATCACAGAACAAATCTAGATCCAAAGTTTTGAGTCGTTTTTGAGTCGTTTTGATGAGTTTGAGATTTTGGCGAAGGCTCACAACTCACCGTTCTCTCGATACATCTAAGTTAAAAGAGAGacaacattttgtttttgttacgAAATAGtttaatcataaatatattatttaaaacacATAGTTGCCACTTGGAAAGTCTTTAACTGTGTTGAGAAGCATTACATGAcactcttttgttttgtttagtaTTTGGAGggcttcttctctttctccacgATCTCAACGTGAAAGCCATCAGGAAACTGTACGCCTGGGGTTCGAACAATATTACCTCCTCCAATTGCTTTGAACCTAAGTGgcattcaaaaatattaagaagCTTTGAAACAGTTAAGGCCTTGTCTTGTATTCATGCATATTCTCATAGGCATTTAGAAGACACGTACCTGTACTTGGTAACCAAGTTATGGAGAAACACAGCCATCTGCAATTTGGCAAAGTCTGCACCAATGCAAAATCTCAAGCCCCTTCCAAAAGCAATGAAATGCCTCGATGCCCCTTCACATCTCTGCTTACAACAGATACGTATCATAAACTTGTTCGGATTAGGTTTAAATAATTCCATCACATTTTGGTGGCTATATTCGGTTACGATCCACCAGAATTACAACCATTCAATTTGACCCTACCGTTACTCTAGAGTTTGTTTTGAACACTCTAAATAGTTATcaatgtttatttaaaatcattcaattttgattgaatCTATCTTTTTCGTGGACAGTGTTGGATGTGACCcacgatcgaaatatgtcgaaacaagtaaaagaagcaaatgaacaaataaacTTTAAGCATTTAGCTTTTTAACATCTCATGAATTTTTATAGCGGAGAAAGCACTAATTAGCTTCCTAAACTTTATCCAAGTTAAGAATCACGGACAATCTTCCTTAATTAAAGCATAAAACTTAGTTTACCATTTGACAACTACCACCAATTCTGCCATTGCTCCAtaagttagtaacttattATAATAAGTTTACTAATAATTCTCTTAAATTTATCTTATTCTACTGAGTCAAGTTTATTAGCTCAGAATTTTTATCTCAAATAAAGAATCATTTTCTTTGCCTCGAAATAttagattaatattttttttttctttaaagtttTGAGATTGAATTCATTGGATCTCGTTCGGTTTCGAGTTTTTTAGAATGACGGGTTGGATAacatatttatgaatatttatagGTAGCACATCAtattgtgtgtgtgtgtacaTATAAAGGCTGTTCAAATATATGCTCAACGTACCTCCCACCGCCATGGGTTGAAGGCAAGTGGGTCAACATAATGCTTTGGATCCAAATGGATAGCTGGAGGACACACCATGACACCCCATCCCGCCGGGATGGTAATTCCTGTACGTGCAACATACACACCCTTTTACTAACAATACAATTAATGAAGCAATTAAAACACAACATTTGGCCTTACCCTTAAACTCAACGTCTCTCAATGNaaaaaaaaaaaaaaaaaaaaaaaaaaaaaaaaaaaaaaaaaaaaaaaaaaaaaaaaaaaaaaaaaagagcaaagAATTTTGGAAATAATTCTTCCTTCACCTTGAAAGTAAATGTCATGGATTTGTATTCATTCCAAGTAATCCCAGAAGCTTTATCTTTCCTGTTCTTCAAAATTCCCTCATGTTCTTCctaaaaaacattgaaaaatgTTAAGAATGTGGGACTATCCAATGGTGGGTAATCCaattaacaaaattgatatcaaaatttaagaagCACACAGTTAATTGGGTCAAGACGTGGGGATGATCTAGGAGAAATTTGATAGCTAAAGTTAAAGCAATGGAAGTGGTTTCATAGCTAgcaaaaagaagcaaaaagatCAAATCCAAAGCGATTTCTTTAGTGAGAGGTGTTCCATCCTTTTGAAGTTCTTGAAGAACAAAgtcaaaaaaatcaacattttgtttCCTTGGATTTTGCTGCCTTTCTTCTAACATGTTTTCCAGCATCCTCATCACTCTTTTTCTACCCTGTTTAACAAATCAANNNNNNNNNNNNNNNNNNNNNNNNNNNNNNNNNNNNNNNNNNNNNNNNNNNNNNNNNNNNNNNNNN contains:
- the LOC111784190 gene encoding cytochrome P450 87A3-like; the encoded protein is MWVLMAIIFGMSIITCLHALKKSKYNAKLPKGSMGFPILGETNHFFAPNPSFDVSPFIKHRVLKYGPIFKTSLVGKPLIISTDPDLNYLIFEQEETLFECWYPETVKKIFGDQFFGSLHGFMHKYLKNMIVNAFGIECLKSMVSEVEAAAITRLRRWASCKVVELGRKRVMRMLENMLEERQQNPRKQNVDFFDFVLQELQKDGTPLTKEIALDLIFLLLFASYETTSIALTLAIKFLLDHPHVLTQLTEEHEGILKNRKDKASGITWNEYKSMTFTFKVKEELFPKFFGVYVARTGITIPAGWGVMVCPPAIHLDPKHYVDPLAFNPWRWERCEGASRHFIAFGRGLRFCIGADFAKLQMAVFLHNLVTKYRFKAIGGGNIVRTPGVQFPDGFHVEIVEKEKKPSKY